From Zavarzinella sp., one genomic window encodes:
- a CDS encoding RluA family pseudouridine synthase: MSEFLIEPFTITSENTGRTLAWWVRHYLPTNSWSQVRKLIEQRHVKISGSVCMDHARRVKTGETVEMLARPAPTIRGESPKNLTIRHLDDHLVVIEKASGINTVRHPAELQWGEERRKLAPTLQDITQWAIAEELGRDAKSLPPLRIVQRLDKDTSGLVVFARSVLAERLLGKQFHRHTVKRLYWTVVNGRFLPQTISSWLVRDRGDGRRGSGLEGVGKQAITHVTVLEKLPQHTVLQCKLETGRTHQIRIHLSESGHPVCGEKVYNRTVDGRELADPSNAPRLALHALELGFQHPESGEQIGWKMDLPKDLQGFLERIRGKENTN; this comes from the coding sequence ATGTCTGAATTCCTTATCGAACCCTTTACCATTACTTCTGAAAACACAGGCCGCACGTTGGCCTGGTGGGTGCGGCACTATTTGCCAACCAATTCCTGGTCGCAAGTGCGAAAACTGATTGAGCAACGCCATGTCAAAATCTCTGGCAGTGTCTGCATGGACCACGCCAGGCGAGTGAAAACAGGGGAAACAGTTGAAATGTTGGCACGCCCTGCCCCCACCATTCGTGGGGAAAGCCCCAAAAACCTGACAATCAGACATCTGGACGACCATCTAGTCGTGATTGAAAAGGCCAGTGGCATCAACACGGTGCGTCACCCAGCCGAACTTCAATGGGGGGAAGAGCGTCGGAAACTGGCCCCCACGTTGCAGGATATTACGCAGTGGGCAATTGCCGAGGAACTGGGCCGGGATGCCAAATCGCTTCCCCCACTGCGGATTGTGCAGCGTTTAGACAAAGATACCAGTGGGCTCGTTGTTTTCGCACGATCTGTGCTGGCAGAACGCCTCCTTGGGAAACAATTTCACCGCCACACCGTCAAACGGCTTTACTGGACAGTGGTTAATGGACGGTTTTTGCCACAAACGATCAGCAGTTGGCTGGTGCGTGATCGCGGTGATGGTCGACGTGGCAGCGGACTGGAAGGTGTCGGCAAACAGGCAATCACCCACGTGACGGTGCTTGAGAAACTGCCCCAACATACGGTATTACAATGTAAACTGGAAACAGGCCGCACGCACCAAATTCGGATTCACCTTTCGGAATCTGGCCACCCGGTCTGTGGGGAGAAAGTATACAATCGCACCGTCGATGGTCGCGAACTTGCTGATCCCAGCAATGCCCCACGGTTAGCCCTGCACGCACTTGAACTGGGCTTTCAGCACCCCGAAAGCGGGGAACAAATCGGCTGGAAAATGGATTTACCGAAAGATTTGCAGGGATTTCTCGAACGGATACGTGGAAAAGAAAACACAAATTAG
- a CDS encoding amidohydrolase family protein translates to MIQVNRRHFLATLAATAASSNCLPGNELQKIDVHTHFYDPTRSEGVDWPNPKDQLLYKPYLPADFTKVAAPHQVAQTVVVEASPRIDDNFWLLKLAEKNSNILSIVGRLPVGGEQFTAPLQKLKNQPKFVGIRQNAGEIKRVWETRLAKQHLLLLIDHQISLDLNGGLDCLHMAKELGTIFPKLRIIVNHVGNVRIDGKSPPADWVKAIDGLTDLPNVACKISALVEGSGKSDGTAPTEMKYYHGVISHVVDRFGENRIMFGSNWPVCLRFASYKTVHNIVDQFMQGQCERCQALFFRENALKWYQKP, encoded by the coding sequence ATGATTCAGGTCAATCGACGTCACTTTCTGGCCACACTGGCTGCCACGGCAGCAAGCAGTAATTGCTTGCCCGGTAATGAGTTACAGAAAATTGATGTGCACACACACTTCTACGATCCCACTCGTTCTGAAGGTGTTGATTGGCCCAACCCAAAAGATCAATTGCTGTACAAGCCCTATCTGCCAGCAGATTTTACCAAAGTAGCCGCACCACATCAGGTAGCACAAACGGTGGTGGTGGAAGCTTCACCACGGATCGATGATAATTTCTGGTTGCTGAAACTGGCTGAAAAAAACTCTAATATTTTGTCAATCGTTGGAAGATTACCCGTGGGTGGGGAGCAATTTACCGCACCGCTGCAGAAATTGAAGAACCAGCCAAAGTTTGTGGGCATTCGCCAGAACGCTGGCGAAATTAAACGGGTGTGGGAAACCAGATTGGCGAAGCAGCACCTGCTGTTGCTGATTGACCACCAGATCAGCCTGGATCTGAATGGTGGGCTGGATTGCCTGCACATGGCAAAAGAACTGGGCACGATATTCCCAAAATTAAGAATCATCGTCAACCACGTGGGCAATGTACGGATCGATGGCAAATCCCCACCGGCAGACTGGGTGAAAGCAATTGATGGTTTGACCGATCTGCCCAATGTCGCCTGTAAAATTTCCGCGTTAGTGGAAGGCAGTGGAAAATCTGATGGCACAGCACCAACGGAGATGAAGTATTACCACGGCGTAATCTCCCACGTGGTGGACCGTTTTGGTGAAAATCGCATCATGTTCGGCAGCAACTGGCCGGTCTGTTTACGCTTTGCCAGTTACAAAACAGTTCACAATATCGTAGATCAATTCATGCAGGGACAGTGCGAGCGATGTCAGGCACTGTTCTTCCGCGAAAACGCACTGAAGTGGTATCAAAAACCATAA
- a CDS encoding response regulator, with protein sequence MKYTFSGARILIADDNSQGCELLEAYLADTECDYRIATNGEEVLHVVADWQPHIILLDVMMPKLSGFEVCKAIRSNPTTAKIGIIMVTALDQQSDIDRAVDVGTDDFLTKPIDRLDLLIRIQAMLSSLGQQNDMERSLQYIAAVDAGGH encoded by the coding sequence ATGAAGTATACCTTTTCAGGGGCGAGAATCTTAATCGCTGATGATAACAGTCAGGGCTGTGAACTCCTGGAGGCCTATCTGGCCGATACCGAATGTGACTACCGAATCGCCACCAACGGCGAAGAGGTGTTGCACGTGGTGGCCGATTGGCAGCCCCACATTATCCTGCTGGATGTGATGATGCCCAAGCTCAGCGGGTTTGAAGTCTGCAAGGCCATCCGCAGTAACCCCACCACGGCAAAAATTGGCATTATCATGGTCACGGCACTCGACCAGCAATCCGACATCGATCGTGCGGTGGATGTGGGCACCGATGATTTTCTGACCAAACCGATTGATCGGCTGGATTTGCTGATCCGTATCCAGGCGATGCTTTCCTCTCTTGGTCAGCAAAACGATATGGAACGCTCTTTGCAATATATTGCAGCTGTTGATGCAGGTGGGCATTGA
- a CDS encoding PQQ-binding-like beta-propeller repeat protein yields the protein MNKLSLTVLLCGFSASLVCGQTTTTDWLQFRGPGRLNISPDKGLLKAWPEDGPKLVWKATGVGEGFSSVAMKGDTVVTMGDADGSCQLFAVKRSDGSSLWSTKVGRAGGGGGYPGPRCTPSIDGDYVYGIGQYGDLVCVQLADGKEVWRKSFTNDFGGRHGAWQFAESPLVDGNLVLCTPGGPEATMVALDKKSGEVKWKGVAPSDDAAGYSSIVPCTLGGVKQYMTLTSKGVVSFHATSGKLLWNYGARGDRFADNTANIPTPIPMKEQVFAVAGYDRGGALLTIRNNRGMMNATEVYWSNKLKNKHGGVILVGNFIYGDSDDSGRIWCADVKTGTIRWTRKDDIRASGSASMTYADGLLFVRWQNGYVGLVSANPAKYQLISSFKLPNGDGNCWAHPVVIGGKMYLREKDTIWCYQVSAKK from the coding sequence ATGAACAAACTATCCCTGACAGTACTATTGTGCGGGTTTTCTGCGAGCCTGGTCTGTGGCCAGACGACAACCACCGACTGGTTGCAATTTCGTGGGCCGGGGCGATTAAATATTTCGCCAGATAAAGGACTTCTGAAAGCCTGGCCGGAAGATGGCCCCAAGCTGGTCTGGAAAGCCACTGGTGTGGGCGAGGGTTTTTCCAGCGTGGCCATGAAAGGCGATACCGTTGTTACCATGGGTGATGCAGACGGTTCCTGCCAGCTTTTTGCCGTTAAGCGATCGGACGGTTCTTCCCTCTGGTCGACTAAAGTAGGCCGTGCTGGCGGTGGTGGTGGCTACCCAGGCCCACGTTGCACCCCATCCATTGACGGTGATTACGTTTACGGGATTGGCCAATATGGCGACCTGGTGTGCGTGCAACTTGCTGATGGCAAAGAAGTCTGGCGTAAAAGCTTCACGAATGATTTTGGCGGCAGGCACGGGGCCTGGCAATTTGCAGAATCGCCATTGGTTGATGGTAATCTGGTCCTTTGCACTCCCGGTGGTCCCGAAGCAACGATGGTTGCACTTGATAAAAAGTCCGGCGAAGTGAAATGGAAAGGTGTTGCCCCCAGCGATGATGCCGCCGGTTATTCGTCGATTGTTCCCTGCACACTGGGTGGGGTGAAGCAGTACATGACACTGACTTCGAAGGGCGTGGTCAGTTTTCATGCCACTTCCGGCAAACTACTGTGGAACTATGGTGCACGCGGTGATCGCTTTGCAGACAATACCGCCAACATTCCCACACCGATTCCAATGAAAGAACAGGTCTTTGCAGTCGCAGGTTACGACCGTGGTGGTGCCCTCCTGACCATTCGCAACAACCGAGGCATGATGAACGCCACCGAAGTGTATTGGTCGAACAAATTGAAGAACAAGCACGGTGGGGTGATTCTGGTGGGCAATTTCATCTATGGCGACAGCGACGACAGTGGTCGGATCTGGTGTGCAGATGTGAAAACAGGCACCATCCGCTGGACCAGAAAAGATGACATCCGCGCAAGCGGTTCTGCATCCATGACTTACGCTGATGGCTTGCTCTTTGTCCGCTGGCAGAATGGTTATGTGGGTCTGGTTTCAGCAAATCCTGCAAAATACCAATTGATCAGTTCGTTTAAATTACCAAATGGTGATGGCAATTGCTGGGCCCACCCCGTGGTAATTGGTGGGAAAATGTATCTTCGAGAAAAAGATACCATCTGGTGTTACCAGGTTTCTGCTAAAAAGTGA